In Pseudomonas fluorescens NCIMB 11764, a single window of DNA contains:
- the recG gene encoding ATP-dependent DNA helicase RecG, whose amino-acid sequence MTELSQVSVTALKGVGEAMAEKLAKVGLENLQDVLFHLPLRYQDRTRVVPIGHLRPGQDAVIEGTVSGADVVMGRRRSLVVRLQDGTGGLSLRFYHFSNAQKEGLKRGTRIRCYGEARPGASGLEIYHPEYRAITGDEPPPVDETLTPVYPLTEGLTQQRLRQLCMQTLTMLGPTSLPDWLPTELARDYQLAPLADAIRYLHHPPADADVDELALGHHWAQHRLAFEELLTHQLSQQRLRESMRSLRAPAMPKATTLPAKYLANLGFAPTGAQQRVGNEIAYDLSQHEPMLRLIQGDVGAGKTVVAALAALQALEAGYQVALMAPTEILAEQHFITFKRWLEPLGIEVAWLAGKLKGKNRAAALEQIASGTPMVVGTHALFQDEVKFKNLALVIIDEQHRFGVQQRLALRQKGVGGRMCPHQLIMTATPIPRTLAMSAYADLDTSILDELPPGRTPVNTVLVTDTRRVEVIERVRGACAEGRQAYWVCTLIEESEELTCQAAETTFEDLTAALGELKVGLIHGRMKPVEKAAVMAEFKAGNLQLLVATTVIEVGVDVPNASLMIIENPERLGLAQLHQLRGRVGRGSAASHCVLLYHPPLSQIGRQRLGIMRETNDGFVIAEKDLELRGPGEMLGTRQTGLLQFKVADLMRDADLLPAVRDAAQALLERWPDHVSPLLDRWLRHGQQYGQV is encoded by the coding sequence ATGACCGAGTTGTCGCAAGTGTCGGTAACGGCACTCAAGGGTGTCGGCGAGGCCATGGCCGAGAAACTGGCCAAGGTCGGCCTGGAGAATCTTCAGGACGTGCTGTTCCACCTGCCGCTGCGCTATCAGGACCGCACTCGTGTGGTGCCGATCGGCCACTTGCGACCCGGACAGGACGCCGTGATCGAAGGCACCGTCAGCGGCGCCGACGTGGTCATGGGCCGTCGCCGCAGTCTGGTCGTGCGTTTGCAGGACGGCACTGGCGGGCTCAGCCTGCGCTTCTACCATTTCAGCAACGCCCAGAAAGAAGGCCTCAAACGCGGCACGCGGATTCGCTGCTACGGCGAAGCGCGGCCCGGTGCGTCGGGGCTGGAAATCTACCACCCGGAATACCGCGCCATCACCGGCGACGAGCCGCCGCCCGTGGATGAAACCCTGACGCCGGTCTACCCGCTCACCGAAGGCCTGACTCAACAGCGTTTGCGCCAACTGTGCATGCAAACCCTGACGATGCTCGGCCCGACCAGCCTGCCCGACTGGCTGCCGACCGAACTGGCGCGGGACTATCAACTGGCGCCGCTGGCCGATGCGATCCGCTACCTGCATCACCCGCCGGCCGATGCCGACGTCGACGAACTCGCCCTCGGTCATCACTGGGCCCAGCACCGTCTGGCCTTCGAAGAACTGCTGACCCATCAACTGTCGCAGCAACGTCTGCGCGAAAGCATGCGCTCCCTGCGTGCGCCGGCGATGCCGAAAGCCACGACGCTTCCGGCCAAGTATCTGGCCAACCTGGGGTTCGCACCGACTGGCGCCCAACAGCGCGTCGGCAACGAAATCGCCTACGACCTCAGCCAGCACGAACCGATGCTGCGGCTGATTCAGGGCGACGTCGGCGCGGGCAAAACCGTGGTCGCCGCCCTCGCCGCGCTCCAGGCTTTGGAGGCGGGTTATCAAGTCGCGTTGATGGCCCCCACCGAAATCCTCGCCGAGCAGCACTTCATCACCTTCAAGCGCTGGCTCGAGCCGCTGGGCATTGAAGTCGCGTGGCTGGCCGGCAAGCTCAAAGGCAAGAACCGCGCGGCTGCGCTCGAGCAGATCGCCAGCGGCACACCGATGGTGGTCGGCACTCACGCGCTGTTTCAGGACGAAGTGAAGTTCAAGAACCTCGCCCTCGTGATCATCGACGAACAACACCGCTTCGGCGTGCAGCAACGCCTGGCATTGCGACAGAAAGGCGTCGGCGGGCGGATGTGCCCACATCAGCTGATCATGACCGCCACGCCGATTCCTCGAACGCTGGCCATGAGCGCCTACGCCGACCTCGACACTTCGATCCTCGACGAACTGCCGCCCGGCCGAACGCCGGTGAACACGGTGCTGGTCACCGACACCCGGCGCGTCGAAGTCATCGAACGGGTGCGCGGCGCCTGTGCCGAAGGGCGTCAGGCCTATTGGGTGTGCACGCTGATCGAAGAGTCGGAAGAGCTGACCTGCCAAGCGGCGGAAACCACTTTTGAGGACCTCACCGCCGCCCTCGGCGAGTTGAAGGTCGGACTGATCCACGGCCGCATGAAGCCCGTCGAAAAAGCTGCTGTGATGGCCGAGTTCAAGGCCGGCAACCTGCAACTGCTGGTCGCCACCACCGTGATCGAAGTCGGCGTGGACGTCCCGAACGCCAGCCTGATGATCATCGAAAACCCCGAACGCCTCGGCCTTGCGCAACTGCACCAATTGCGCGGCCGCGTCGGCCGAGGCAGCGCCGCCAGCCATTGCGTGCTGCTCTACCATCCGCCGCTGTCGCAGATTGGCCGTCAGCGTTTGGGCATCATGCGCGAGACCAACGACGGGTTTGTCATCGCGGAAAAAGACCTCGAACTGCGCGGCCCCGGCGAAATGCTCGGCACGCGTCAGACCGGCCTGCTGCAATTCAAGGTCGCCGACCTGATGCGCGACGCCGATCTTCTTCCCGCCGTGCGCGACGCCGCCCAGGCATTGCTGGAGCGCTGGCCGGATCACGTCAGCCCGCTGCTCGACCGCTGGCTGCGCCATGGGCAGCAATACGGCCAAGTGTGA
- a CDS encoding hydrogen peroxide-inducible genes activator has protein sequence MTLTELRYIVTLAQEQHFGHAAERCHVSQPTLSVGVKKLEDELGVLIFERSKSAVRLTPVGEGIVAQAQKVLEQAQGIRELAQAGKNQLTAPLKVGAIYTVGPYLFPHLIPQLHRVAPQMPLYIEENFTHVLRDKLRNGELDAIIIALPFNEADVLTLQLYDEPFYVLMPAQHPWTQKESIDAALLNDKSLLLLGEGHCFRDQVLEACPTLTKGNDGAKHTTVESSSLETIRHMVASGLGISILPLSAVDSHHYAPGVIEVRPLTPPVPFRTVAIAWRASFPRPKAIEILADSIRLCSVAKPPAPVVAA, from the coding sequence ATGACTCTTACAGAATTACGCTACATCGTTACCCTCGCCCAAGAGCAGCACTTCGGCCACGCGGCCGAGCGTTGCCACGTCAGTCAGCCGACCCTGTCGGTGGGCGTGAAAAAGCTTGAAGACGAACTCGGTGTGCTGATCTTCGAGCGCAGCAAGAGTGCCGTGCGCCTGACCCCGGTCGGCGAAGGCATCGTGGCCCAGGCACAGAAAGTCCTGGAACAGGCCCAGGGCATCCGTGAACTGGCCCAGGCCGGCAAGAACCAGCTGACCGCCCCGCTGAAAGTCGGCGCGATCTACACCGTCGGCCCGTACCTGTTTCCGCACCTGATCCCGCAACTGCACCGGGTCGCCCCGCAGATGCCGTTGTACATCGAAGAAAACTTCACCCACGTGCTGCGCGACAAACTGCGCAACGGCGAGCTCGACGCGATCATCATCGCCCTGCCGTTCAACGAAGCCGACGTGCTGACCTTGCAGCTCTACGACGAGCCGTTCTACGTCCTGATGCCGGCCCAGCACCCGTGGACGCAAAAAGAATCCATCGACGCCGCCCTGCTCAACGACAAGAGCCTGCTGCTGCTGGGCGAGGGCCACTGCTTCCGCGACCAAGTGCTGGAAGCCTGCCCGACGCTGACCAAAGGCAACGACGGCGCCAAGCACACCACGGTGGAATCCAGCTCGCTGGAAACCATTCGCCACATGGTCGCCTCGGGGCTCGGGATTTCGATCCTGCCGCTCTCGGCAGTCGACAGCCACCACTACGCCCCCGGCGTGATCGAAGTGCGGCCACTGACACCGCCGGTGCCGTTCCGCACCGTGGCCATCGCCTGGCGAGCGAGCTTCCCGCGGCCGAAGGCGATTGAAATCCTCGCTGACTCCATTCGCCTGTGCTCGGTGGCCAAACCGCCCGCGCCAGTAGTTGCGGCTTAA
- the rpoZ gene encoding DNA-directed RNA polymerase subunit omega, with product MARVTVEDCLEHVENRFELVMLSTKRARQLATGGKEPLVQWENDKPTVVALREIAEGLMSYEFIANAEIVEDEPLFAAFEDESNEAV from the coding sequence ATGGCCCGCGTAACCGTTGAAGACTGCCTAGAACACGTGGAAAACCGCTTTGAGCTGGTCATGCTCTCTACCAAGCGTGCCCGTCAACTGGCCACAGGCGGCAAAGAGCCACTGGTTCAGTGGGAAAACGACAAGCCTACCGTTGTAGCCCTGCGTGAAATCGCCGAAGGCCTGATGAGCTACGAGTTCATCGCCAACGCTGAAATCGTCGAAGACGAACCGCTGTTCGCAGCGTTCGAGGACGAGTCCAACGAGGCCGTCTAA
- a CDS encoding SDR family oxidoreductase: MSAPSVLIAGCGDVGSRLATQLLAAGWEVHGLRRDVSRLPNGVIGVAGDLFNKDCPHTWPVGAVDYLVYCAAATDHDEAGYRAAYVEGLEHVLEWLGDYGQVPNRLLFVSSSSVYGQQEGEWVDETSPTIAAGYSGRLMLEAEQVALNSGIPASIVRLTGIYGPGREYLLTQVRRGYRVAIDPPLYGNRIHADDAAGLMAFLLEADRRGVALDDIYIGVDDAPAPLAEVVDWLREYLGVTEWSEDASVRRTGSKRCSNARAKALGWTPKYPSYREGYAAILEGRC, encoded by the coding sequence ATGTCCGCGCCATCTGTTTTGATCGCCGGCTGCGGCGACGTCGGCAGTCGTCTGGCCACACAATTGCTGGCTGCAGGGTGGGAGGTTCACGGCCTGCGACGTGACGTCTCGCGCCTGCCCAATGGGGTGATCGGTGTTGCCGGCGACCTGTTCAACAAAGACTGCCCGCACACCTGGCCGGTTGGTGCGGTGGACTACCTGGTGTATTGCGCGGCCGCCACCGATCACGATGAAGCCGGTTACCGCGCCGCTTATGTCGAGGGCTTGGAGCACGTGCTTGAGTGGCTGGGCGACTATGGGCAGGTGCCCAATCGCTTGCTGTTCGTTTCCAGTAGTAGTGTTTATGGCCAGCAGGAGGGCGAGTGGGTCGACGAAACATCGCCGACCATCGCTGCCGGCTATTCAGGTCGACTGATGCTGGAGGCGGAGCAAGTGGCGCTCAACAGTGGCATCCCGGCGAGCATCGTGCGTTTGACCGGTATTTATGGCCCGGGCCGTGAATATCTGCTGACTCAGGTTCGTCGCGGCTATCGCGTGGCGATCGATCCGCCGCTGTACGGCAACCGCATTCACGCGGATGACGCGGCGGGGCTGATGGCGTTTCTGCTTGAGGCGGATCGGCGTGGTGTTGCGCTGGATGACATCTATATCGGTGTCGACGACGCGCCTGCACCGCTGGCCGAAGTGGTGGACTGGTTGCGTGAATATCTGGGCGTGACTGAATGGTCCGAGGATGCGAGCGTGCGGCGCACAGGTAGCAAACGGTGCAGTAATGCACGGGCGAAGGCCTTGGGCTGGACGCCAAAGTACCCAAGCTATCGTGAAGGTTACGCCGCCATTCTCGAAGGCCGCTGCTGA
- the exbB gene encoding tonB-system energizer ExbB: MTRNQFLASPTKRPRAWSAVAALLLSLMLAPTATFADAQAPATPATQAAAAAAPAPADHAAPAATDPAQAVDTTAEDAPEVLEADNSLGMAHDLSPWGMYQNADIIVKIVMIGLAIASIITWTIWIAKGFELMGAKRRLRTEIVHLKKATTLKEASASATKAGTLANLLVHDALEEMRLSTNSREKEGIKERVAFRLERLVAACGRNMSSGTGVLATIGSTAPFVGLFGTVWGIMNSFIGIAKTQTTNLAVVAPGIAEALLATALGLVAAIPAVVIYNVFARSIAGYKAQVSDASAEVLLLVSRDLDHQPERSSQPHMVKVG, encoded by the coding sequence ATGACACGCAATCAATTCCTCGCTTCGCCAACCAAACGACCTCGCGCCTGGAGCGCGGTGGCCGCCCTGCTGCTCAGCCTGATGCTGGCGCCAACCGCCACATTTGCTGACGCACAAGCGCCGGCTACCCCAGCCACCCAGGCCGCGGCCGCGGCCGCACCTGCTCCAGCCGATCACGCCGCACCGGCGGCCACAGACCCGGCCCAGGCAGTAGACACCACTGCCGAAGACGCTCCTGAAGTCCTCGAAGCCGACAACTCCCTGGGCATGGCCCATGACCTGTCGCCGTGGGGCATGTATCAGAACGCCGACATCATCGTGAAAATCGTGATGATCGGCCTGGCTATCGCGTCGATCATCACCTGGACCATCTGGATCGCCAAGGGTTTCGAGCTGATGGGCGCCAAGCGTCGTCTGCGCACCGAAATCGTCCACCTGAAAAAGGCCACCACCCTCAAGGAAGCCAGCGCGTCTGCCACCAAGGCAGGCACCCTCGCCAACTTGCTGGTGCATGACGCGCTGGAAGAAATGCGCCTGTCGACCAACAGCCGCGAGAAAGAAGGCATCAAGGAACGTGTCGCCTTCCGCCTCGAGCGTCTGGTCGCAGCCTGTGGTCGCAACATGAGCAGCGGCACCGGTGTACTCGCCACCATCGGCTCTACCGCGCCGTTCGTGGGTCTGTTCGGTACCGTATGGGGCATCATGAACAGCTTCATCGGCATCGCCAAAACCCAGACTACCAACCTTGCCGTCGTGGCCCCCGGCATTGCCGAAGCCCTGCTGGCGACGGCGCTGGGCCTGGTGGCCGCGATTCCAGCCGTTGTGATCTACAACGTCTTCGCCCGCTCCATCGCCGGCTACAAGGCGCAAGTGTCCGACGCCTCGGCAGAAGTCCTGTTGCTGGTCAGCCGCGACCTCGACCACCAGCCTGAGCGCAGCTCGCAACCGCACATGGTGAAAGTGGGGTAA
- the spoT gene encoding bifunctional GTP diphosphokinase/guanosine-3',5'-bis pyrophosphate 3'-pyrophosphohydrolase yields MPSIDALADRLSTYLGKDQVNLVRRAYFYAEQAHDGQRRRSGEAYVTHPLAVANILADMHMDHQSLMAAMLHDVIEDTGIAKEALQAQFGETVAELVDGVSKLTQMNFETKAEAQAENFQKMAMAMARDIRVILVKLADRLHNMRTLEVLSGEKRRRIAKETLEIYAPIANRLGMHAIRIEFEDLGFKAMHPMRSARINQAVKRARGNRKEIVNKIEESLSHCLAIDGIQGEVSGRQKHLYGIYKKMRGKRRAFNEIMDVYAFRIIVDKVDTCYRVLGAVHNLYKPLPGRFKDYIAIPKANGYQSLHTTLFGMHGVPIEIQIRTREMEEMANNGIAAHWLYKSSGDEQPKGTHARARQWVKGVLEMQQRAGNSLEFIESVKIDLFPDEVYVFTPKGRIMELPKGSTAVDFAYAVHTDVGNSCIACRINRRLAPLSEPLQSGSTVEIVSAPGARPNPAWLNFVVTGKARTHIRHALKLQRRSESISLGERLLNKVLNGFDSSLEKVAAERVKAMLTEYRLELIEDLLEDIGLGNRMAYVVARRLLGEGEQLPSPEGPLAIRGTEGLVLSYAKCCTPIPGDPIVGHLSAGKGMVVHLDNCRNISEIRHNPEKCIQLSWAKDVTGEFNVELRVELEHQRGLIALLASSVNAADGNIEKISMDERDGRISVVQLVVSVHDRVHLARVIKKLRALTGVIRITRMRA; encoded by the coding sequence ATGCCGAGCATAGACGCCCTCGCCGATCGCTTATCGACCTACCTCGGCAAGGACCAGGTCAACCTGGTCCGCCGAGCGTACTTCTACGCCGAACAAGCCCACGACGGCCAACGCCGCCGCAGCGGTGAGGCGTATGTCACGCATCCTCTTGCCGTGGCCAATATTCTTGCCGACATGCACATGGACCATCAGAGTTTGATGGCCGCGATGCTGCATGACGTGATCGAAGACACCGGTATTGCCAAGGAAGCGCTGCAAGCGCAGTTCGGTGAAACCGTGGCCGAACTGGTCGATGGCGTCAGCAAGCTGACCCAGATGAACTTCGAGACCAAGGCCGAAGCACAAGCCGAAAACTTCCAGAAGATGGCCATGGCCATGGCGCGCGACATTCGCGTGATCCTGGTCAAGCTCGCCGACCGCCTGCACAACATGCGCACGCTGGAAGTCCTGTCTGGCGAAAAACGCCGGCGGATCGCCAAGGAAACCCTGGAAATCTATGCACCCATCGCCAACCGGCTGGGCATGCACGCCATTCGCATAGAATTCGAAGACCTCGGCTTCAAGGCGATGCACCCGATGCGTTCCGCACGGATCAACCAGGCGGTCAAGCGCGCCCGGGGCAACCGCAAGGAAATCGTCAACAAGATCGAAGAGTCCCTCAGCCACTGCCTCGCCATCGACGGTATTCAGGGTGAGGTCAGCGGTCGTCAGAAACATCTCTACGGCATCTACAAGAAAATGCGCGGCAAGCGTCGGGCCTTCAACGAGATCATGGACGTCTATGCGTTCCGTATCATCGTCGACAAGGTCGATACCTGCTACCGCGTGCTGGGTGCCGTGCATAATTTGTACAAACCGTTGCCGGGTCGCTTCAAGGATTACATCGCGATCCCCAAGGCCAACGGCTATCAATCGCTGCACACCACGCTGTTCGGCATGCACGGCGTACCGATCGAGATTCAGATCCGCACCCGTGAAATGGAAGAGATGGCCAACAATGGCATCGCCGCCCATTGGCTGTACAAATCCAGCGGCGACGAGCAGCCCAAAGGCACTCACGCCCGCGCCCGCCAGTGGGTCAAAGGCGTGCTGGAGATGCAGCAACGCGCCGGCAACTCGCTGGAATTCATCGAGAGTGTGAAGATCGACCTGTTTCCGGACGAGGTCTACGTGTTCACGCCCAAAGGCCGGATCATGGAGCTGCCCAAAGGCTCCACGGCAGTCGACTTCGCTTATGCGGTGCACACCGACGTCGGCAACAGCTGCATCGCCTGTCGGATCAATCGTCGTCTCGCGCCGCTGTCCGAACCGCTGCAAAGCGGCTCCACGGTCGAGATCGTCAGCGCTCCCGGCGCACGGCCGAATCCGGCGTGGCTTAACTTCGTGGTCACCGGCAAGGCGCGGACGCATATCCGTCACGCACTCAAACTGCAACGCCGCTCCGAATCCATCAGCCTGGGCGAGCGCCTGCTGAACAAGGTGCTGAATGGCTTCGACAGCTCGCTGGAAAAAGTTGCGGCGGAGCGCGTCAAGGCGATGCTCACCGAGTACCGTCTCGAACTGATCGAAGACCTGCTCGAAGACATCGGCCTGGGTAATCGCATGGCTTACGTGGTCGCCCGCCGCCTGTTGGGCGAAGGCGAACAGTTGCCAAGCCCGGAAGGCCCGCTTGCGATTCGCGGCACCGAAGGTCTGGTCCTCAGTTACGCCAAGTGCTGCACGCCGATCCCGGGCGACCCGATTGTCGGTCACCTGTCCGCAGGCAAAGGCATGGTCGTGCACCTGGACAACTGCCGCAACATCAGCGAAATCCGCCACAACCCGGAAAAATGCATCCAGCTCTCGTGGGCCAAGGATGTCACCGGCGAATTCAACGTCGAGCTGCGCGTCGAGCTGGAACACCAGCGTGGCCTGATCGCACTGCTGGCCAGCAGCGTCAACGCGGCCGACGGCAATATCGAAAAAATCAGCATGGACGAGCGCGATGGTCGCATCAGCGTGGTTCAACTGGTGGTCAGCGTGCACGACCGCGTGCACCTGGCCCGCGTGATCAAGAAACTGCGCGCACTGACCGGGGTGATTCGCATCACCCGCATGCGCGCCTAA
- a CDS encoding energy transducer TonB family protein codes for MITTRHKLTRYSGSLAVVLGVHAVAIALAMNWTAQPPIELPPQAMMVELAPVPAPPPPAPPKVITPPQPPAPVEELPIPKLAEVPKAEITVPKPVKPKPKPQPPKPVEKKPEPPKEKPSEEKPSDTQPTQAPTEKSAQPAPGPSPAQQAAKASWQGTLLAHLAKYKKYPASAQARGKEGLNRLRFVVDGEGNVLSFELVGRSGNADLDRATLEMIRRAQPLPKPPADMLNNGSIEIVAPFVYSLERRR; via the coding sequence ATGATCACGACGCGCCATAAGCTGACGCGTTACAGCGGGAGCCTGGCCGTGGTGCTGGGCGTCCATGCAGTGGCCATTGCGCTGGCGATGAACTGGACCGCACAACCACCCATCGAGCTGCCACCGCAGGCGATGATGGTCGAGCTGGCGCCGGTTCCTGCCCCGCCACCACCGGCACCGCCAAAGGTGATAACGCCGCCACAACCACCCGCGCCGGTGGAAGAACTGCCGATCCCGAAACTGGCCGAAGTGCCGAAGGCAGAAATTACCGTACCGAAACCGGTCAAACCCAAGCCGAAGCCTCAGCCGCCCAAGCCTGTGGAGAAAAAGCCGGAGCCGCCGAAGGAAAAACCGTCCGAGGAAAAACCGAGCGACACGCAACCGACCCAGGCACCGACGGAAAAATCCGCACAACCGGCACCGGGCCCATCGCCCGCACAGCAGGCCGCCAAGGCCAGCTGGCAAGGGACGCTGCTCGCTCACCTGGCCAAGTACAAAAAGTACCCGGCCAGTGCCCAGGCGCGGGGCAAGGAAGGCTTGAACCGTCTGCGTTTCGTGGTGGATGGCGAAGGTAACGTGCTGTCGTTCGAACTGGTGGGCCGCTCCGGCAACGCCGATCTGGACCGGGCGACCCTGGAAATGATCAGACGTGCCCAACCGTTGCCCAAGCCACCGGCCGACATGCTGAACAACGGTTCCATCGAAATCGTTGCACCGTTTGTTTATTCGCTCGAACGTCGCCGCTAA
- a CDS encoding RidA family protein, whose product MTKTVITSDKAPAAIGTYSQAIKAGNTVYMSGQIPLDPKTMELVEGFEAQTVQVFENLKAVAEAAGGSFKDIVKLNIFLTDLSHFAKVNEIMGKYFDQPYPARAAIGVAALPKGSQVEMDAILVIE is encoded by the coding sequence ATGACCAAGACTGTTATCACCAGCGACAAGGCCCCGGCCGCCATCGGCACTTACTCCCAGGCGATCAAGGCGGGTAACACCGTCTACATGTCGGGTCAGATTCCTCTGGACCCAAAAACCATGGAACTGGTTGAAGGCTTCGAAGCCCAGACCGTCCAGGTGTTCGAAAACCTGAAAGCCGTGGCCGAAGCCGCTGGCGGCTCGTTCAAGGACATCGTCAAACTGAACATCTTCCTCACCGACCTGAGCCACTTCGCCAAGGTCAACGAGATCATGGGCAAGTACTTTGACCAGCCATACCCTGCCCGCGCCGCCATTGGCGTAGCCGCCCTGCCAAAGGGTTCGCAGGTTGAAATGGATGCCATTCTGGTCATCGAGTAA
- the exbD gene encoding TonB system transport protein ExbD, translated as MGLHLKEGADDDLAENHEINVTPFIDVMLVLLIIFMVAAPLATVDIKVDLPASSAKPAPRPEKPVFLSVKADQRLFLGEEEVKAEALGATLDARTQGKKDTTIFFQADKGVDYGDLMSVMDNLRSAGYLKVGLVGLETAVKK; from the coding sequence ATGGGCCTGCATTTGAAAGAAGGCGCAGACGACGATCTGGCCGAGAACCACGAAATCAACGTCACGCCGTTCATCGACGTGATGCTGGTGCTGTTGATCATCTTCATGGTGGCCGCTCCGTTGGCCACCGTGGACATCAAGGTCGACCTGCCCGCCTCCAGCGCCAAACCGGCGCCACGGCCAGAGAAACCGGTGTTCCTCAGCGTCAAGGCTGACCAGCGCCTGTTCCTCGGCGAAGAAGAAGTGAAGGCCGAAGCCCTCGGCGCCACCCTCGACGCCAGGACCCAAGGCAAGAAAGACACGACAATCTTCTTCCAGGCCGATAAAGGCGTGGACTACGGCGACCTGATGAGCGTGATGGATAACCTGCGTTCCGCGGGCTACCTGAAGGTGGGTCTGGTCGGGCTTGAGACGGCAGTCAAGAAATGA
- the gmk gene encoding guanylate kinase — protein MTHSTGTLYIISAPSGAGKSSLVKALTDTNPEIRVSISHTTRAMRPGEVDGVNYHFVSREAFVKMGEHGDFLERAEVFGNFYGTSQSHLQQTLDEGHDLILEIDWQGAEQVRKLMPQARSIFILPPSLQALHQRLTHRGQDSDEIIAGRMREAVNEMSHYVEYDYLIINDDFSHALDDLKAIFRANQLQQKRQQVRFGMLLAELLG, from the coding sequence ATGACCCACAGCACCGGCACCCTGTACATCATTTCCGCCCCTTCGGGCGCGGGCAAGAGCAGCCTGGTCAAGGCCCTGACCGACACCAACCCGGAGATCCGCGTATCGATTTCCCACACCACCCGTGCCATGCGCCCGGGTGAAGTGGACGGCGTGAACTACCACTTCGTGAGCCGCGAAGCCTTTGTGAAGATGGGCGAACACGGCGATTTTCTGGAGCGCGCCGAAGTATTCGGCAACTTCTATGGCACCTCGCAAAGCCATCTGCAGCAAACGCTGGACGAAGGTCACGACCTGATTCTGGAAATCGATTGGCAAGGCGCCGAACAAGTGCGAAAGCTGATGCCTCAGGCGCGTTCGATCTTCATTCTGCCGCCATCGCTGCAAGCCTTGCACCAGCGCCTGACCCACCGTGGCCAGGACAGCGACGAGATCATTGCGGGCCGGATGCGTGAAGCCGTCAACGAAATGAGCCATTATGTCGAGTACGACTACCTGATCATCAACGACGATTTCTCCCACGCACTGGATGACCTGAAGGCGATTTTCCGTGCCAATCAATTGCAACAGAAGCGCCAACAGGTGCGTTTCGGCATGTTGCTGGCTGAATTGCTGGGCTGA